In one Bacillus mesophilus genomic region, the following are encoded:
- a CDS encoding sugar phosphate nucleotidyltransferase, which translates to MKAVILAGGEGKRMRPLTSTIPKPMLPFFQKPVLEYIIKYLRNQAITEIMIITNNSCPSIQKYFQRGEQWGVSLQYIYEDKPMGTAGCLKSLEAFIYDDKPLFVINGDIITDVKISEAIAFHEKNKSLLTILATKVKNPKPFGIIDCEENGRVRRYLEKPSIGEIYSCLVNMGMYIIQPELLQFITNKYECDMSHDLVPLLLSMNQPVYCFEGIGYWADIGSVSQYKQSHFDVLVGAVNVKLPISEVLPGIIIGKNVVIEEGATIKSPVFIGDRTIIKTGSLIGKNTIIGSDCIVTESVTIDHSIVWENVYIGPSCEVSNSIIANDSIITKKVKIRRESVIGENCEINREIAPEMLVKPYSKLTN; encoded by the coding sequence ATGAAGGCTGTTATTCTAGCAGGCGGGGAAGGGAAAAGGATGAGACCTCTTACAAGTACTATCCCAAAACCAATGCTCCCATTCTTTCAAAAGCCTGTTTTAGAATATATTATTAAATACCTCAGAAACCAAGCGATTACAGAAATAATGATTATTACAAACAATAGCTGTCCTTCCATTCAAAAATATTTTCAAAGAGGGGAACAATGGGGTGTTTCCCTTCAGTATATATATGAAGATAAACCAATGGGTACAGCAGGCTGCTTAAAAAGTTTAGAGGCTTTTATCTATGATGATAAGCCTCTTTTTGTGATCAATGGAGATATTATTACTGATGTTAAGATAAGTGAAGCCATTGCTTTTCATGAAAAAAATAAGTCTTTACTAACGATTCTAGCGACAAAAGTAAAAAATCCGAAGCCATTCGGCATTATTGATTGTGAAGAAAACGGAAGAGTCAGAAGATATTTAGAGAAGCCATCGATAGGTGAAATTTATAGCTGCTTAGTTAACATGGGAATGTATATTATTCAGCCGGAGTTATTACAATTTATAACAAACAAGTATGAGTGTGACATGAGCCACGATTTAGTTCCTTTGTTATTAAGTATGAATCAACCTGTTTACTGTTTTGAAGGAATTGGGTACTGGGCTGATATTGGTTCAGTTTCACAATATAAGCAATCACATTTTGATGTTCTTGTAGGGGCAGTCAACGTCAAGCTACCAATAAGTGAAGTGCTTCCAGGCATTATAATAGGAAAGAATGTGGTTATTGAAGAAGGAGCAACCATTAAGAGTCCAGTTTTTATTGGAGATCGCACGATTATAAAAACAGGATCTTTGATTGGTAAGAATACTATAATAGGAAGCGATTGTATCGTTACAGAGTCAGTAACAATTGATCATTCTATCGTATGGGAAAATGTATACATAGGACCATCATGTGAAGTTTCAAATTCAATTATCGCTAATGATTCCATCATTACTAAAAAGGTAAAAATAAGAAGAGAAAGTGTCATAGGCGAAAATTGTGAAATAAACAGGGAAATAGCGCCTGAAATGCTGGTTAAACCGTATAGTAAGCTGACAAATTGA
- a CDS encoding 5-formyltetrahydrofolate cyclo-ligase: MTKTKKELRLQVKERLESLSTYEFQQNCEKVAYQLYNTNVWMKSKTIGITISRGREIETRQIIERAWKEGKKVAVPKCYSEQHKMEFYFITSFEQLEVVFFGLQEPVLALTEHAPANDLELLIVPGICYTEKGYRIGYGGGYYDRYLEHYQQDTVSLLLECQLVPEIPVYSYDLPIQKLISEERIISCAK; encoded by the coding sequence ATGACCAAAACGAAAAAAGAGCTACGCCTTCAAGTTAAAGAAAGGCTAGAAAGTTTGTCTACATATGAATTTCAGCAAAATTGTGAAAAGGTAGCTTACCAATTATATAACACAAATGTTTGGATGAAGAGTAAGACCATCGGCATAACCATTTCCCGGGGAAGGGAAATTGAAACGCGTCAAATAATTGAAAGAGCTTGGAAAGAAGGCAAAAAGGTTGCTGTTCCGAAATGCTACTCTGAGCAACATAAAATGGAGTTTTATTTTATTACAAGCTTTGAACAGTTAGAGGTAGTGTTTTTTGGTCTACAGGAACCAGTACTAGCCTTAACAGAGCACGCACCTGCAAACGATCTTGAACTATTAATTGTTCCAGGAATTTGTTATACAGAAAAGGGGTATCGAATTGGTTATGGTGGTGGGTACTACGACCGCTATCTAGAGCATTATCAACAAGACACCGTTTCATTATTGCTGGAATGTCAGCTTGTCCCTGAAATTCCAGTGTATTCATATGATCTTCCCATACAGAAATTAATTTCAGAAGAACGGATTATTAGCTGTGCTAAATAG
- a CDS encoding ROK family glucokinase yields the protein MTKKWLVGIDIGGTTIKMAFITISGEIDHKWEIPTDVGNQGENIIIDVAKALKDKLVELGATMEQLGGIGIGAPGPVQIESGLIYEAVNLGWKEYPLKKKLEDATGLPVIVDNDANLAALGEMWKGAGEKAKDVIVVTLGTGVGGGIITNGHIIHGVNGAGGEIGHITSVPDGGAPCNCGKTGCLETIASATGIVRQTIEQVEKYPDSTLVDKVNNRTVTAKDVFDAAKGNDSLALAVIDQTAFHLGLALANLSNGVNPEKIVIGGGVSRAGDVLVTPIKLYFEKFAFPRVAIGAELSIATLGNDAGVIGGAWLIKEEVGLK from the coding sequence ATGACTAAAAAGTGGTTAGTTGGAATTGATATTGGTGGAACAACAATTAAAATGGCTTTCATTACGATCAGTGGAGAAATAGATCACAAATGGGAAATACCTACAGATGTTGGGAATCAAGGCGAGAACATTATTATAGATGTTGCAAAAGCACTAAAAGACAAACTTGTTGAGCTTGGAGCAACCATGGAACAGTTGGGTGGAATCGGAATAGGCGCACCAGGCCCTGTCCAAATTGAGTCAGGATTAATTTATGAAGCAGTAAATTTAGGTTGGAAGGAATATCCTCTAAAAAAGAAACTCGAGGATGCAACAGGTTTACCTGTAATCGTTGATAATGATGCAAATCTTGCTGCCTTAGGAGAAATGTGGAAAGGTGCAGGTGAGAAAGCAAAGGATGTCATTGTGGTAACCTTAGGAACTGGTGTTGGTGGTGGAATCATTACAAATGGGCATATTATCCATGGGGTAAATGGTGCTGGTGGAGAAATCGGTCACATCACATCAGTTCCTGATGGAGGAGCTCCATGTAATTGCGGGAAAACAGGATGCCTAGAAACCATAGCTTCTGCAACTGGAATTGTTCGTCAAACGATTGAACAGGTTGAGAAATATCCTGACTCAACACTTGTTGATAAAGTAAATAACCGAACTGTTACTGCGAAGGACGTATTTGACGCAGCAAAAGGAAACGATTCCTTGGCATTAGCAGTGATCGACCAAACTGCTTTTCATTTAGGCCTTGCCCTCGCCAACTTATCCAACGGTGTTAACCCAGAGAAAATCGTAATCGGAGGAGGAGTTTCCAGGGCCGGTGATGTATTAGTAACACCGATTAAGTTATACTTTGAAAAGTTCGCTTTTCCAAGAGTAGCGATAGGCGCTGAGCTATCAATTGCTACTTTAGGAAATGATGCGGGTGTTATCGGTGGTGCATGGTTAATAAAGGAAGAAGTAGGCTTAAAGTAA
- a CDS encoding spore germination protein gives MNKQKKQVSTNIDDNLSYLKTELGVDKSFDVIQLDQEYAGRKMSLFLIDGFAKDDILHFIMKFLASLEPEQLEPNPLEKLLKKYIPYVEVEKVDDLDAVVDTVLAGPTALVVDGIDYVIIIDARTYPVRGPQEPDTERVVRGARDGYVETIVFNTALTRRRVRDRTLRMEYQQVGRRSKTDICICYIEDIADPEQVAAVKNSISKIDTDGLPMAEKTIEEFISGRHYNPYPVVRYTERPDTAAAHLYEGHVIVMVDGSPSVLITPVTFWHHLQHAEEYRNKPVVGAYLRLVRYLAVFASMFLLPLWYLFSVTPELLPEGFGFIGPNEIGQVPLFLQILIIELGLDMLRMAAIHTPTSLATALGLVAALMVGQVAVEVGLLSNEVILYFSIAAIGTFATPSYELSLANRIIRIVLLIITAIGGVVGFVIGVTAWIVMLARMKSFNVPYMWPFIPFSYRAMRDILFRAPIPLKNRRPTVLHPKDPDR, from the coding sequence GTGAATAAGCAAAAGAAACAGGTTTCAACTAATATAGATGATAACCTTTCGTATTTAAAGACGGAGCTTGGTGTTGATAAGAGCTTTGATGTCATTCAGTTAGATCAAGAATATGCAGGAAGAAAAATGTCGTTATTTTTAATTGACGGCTTTGCCAAGGATGATATTCTTCATTTCATCATGAAGTTCTTGGCTTCATTAGAACCTGAGCAGTTAGAGCCAAATCCTCTAGAAAAGCTTTTAAAGAAATATATCCCTTATGTTGAAGTGGAGAAGGTAGACGATTTAGATGCTGTGGTGGATACAGTATTAGCAGGCCCTACAGCTTTAGTAGTGGATGGTATCGATTATGTCATTATCATTGATGCTCGTACATATCCCGTACGCGGTCCTCAGGAGCCAGACACTGAAAGGGTTGTTAGAGGAGCTAGAGATGGTTATGTAGAAACCATCGTCTTCAATACAGCTTTAACTCGACGAAGAGTAAGAGATCGTACACTAAGAATGGAATACCAACAAGTAGGTCGACGGAGTAAGACAGATATTTGTATATGTTATATTGAGGATATCGCTGATCCAGAACAAGTAGCAGCTGTGAAGAACTCGATTAGTAAAATCGATACAGATGGTCTTCCTATGGCGGAGAAAACGATAGAAGAGTTTATCTCAGGACGACACTACAATCCATATCCTGTCGTCAGGTATACGGAGAGACCTGACACTGCCGCAGCTCATTTATATGAAGGACATGTTATCGTTATGGTAGATGGTTCACCAAGTGTGCTCATAACACCTGTTACGTTTTGGCATCATTTACAGCATGCTGAAGAGTATCGTAATAAACCAGTGGTAGGGGCTTATTTAAGACTGGTTCGATATTTAGCTGTATTTGCATCAATGTTTTTATTACCATTATGGTATTTATTTTCAGTTACCCCTGAGCTACTACCAGAAGGATTTGGTTTTATAGGCCCCAATGAGATAGGACAGGTCCCTTTATTTTTACAGATCCTCATTATTGAACTCGGTCTAGATATGTTAAGGATGGCAGCCATACATACACCAACATCCCTAGCAACGGCACTAGGTCTAGTGGCGGCGCTTATGGTCGGTCAGGTTGCGGTTGAAGTTGGTTTATTATCAAATGAAGTGATTTTGTATTTTTCAATAGCGGCGATTGGGACATTTGCCACACCTAGCTATGAGCTAAGTTTAGCAAATCGAATCATTCGAATTGTTTTATTGATCATAACAGCAATCGGTGGAGTAGTTGGATTTGTAATTGGAGTAACAGCTTGGATCGTCATGCTAGCAAGAATGAAGTCCTTCAATGTACCGTATATGTGGCCTTTTATACCGTTTTCCTATCGAGCGATGCGTGATATTCTATTCAGGGCGCCAATTCCGTTGAAAAATCGAAGACCAACAGTCCTTCATCCTAAGGATCCTGATCGTTAA
- a CDS encoding DUF92 domain-containing protein — MLNSVVILFILAVSLMGIISKSLTLSGGIAAFVIGVLIGLGFGVQGLILLGAFFLSSSIWSKYKRNDKKKMDDITQKGEVRDYTQVMANGAIPALCGLWYHINPSDSLLIAFVVSIAAANADTWASEIGSLSKKAPIHILTLRSVEAGTSGAISVLGLIASLLGSFLISIMAIFLFEGISIVTLLVILLAGFMGSIFDTIIGATIQAKYCCRHCQIITEKVTHCQAPTSINSGVRYINNEVTNFSSILLASILGGTFTFLF; from the coding sequence GTGCTAAATAGCGTAGTCATACTATTTATATTAGCCGTCTCATTGATGGGGATTATTAGTAAATCTCTTACCTTAAGTGGGGGAATTGCTGCTTTTGTCATCGGTGTTCTAATTGGATTGGGTTTCGGTGTGCAAGGTCTTATACTGTTAGGTGCCTTCTTCTTATCATCGAGTATTTGGAGTAAGTATAAAAGAAACGACAAGAAAAAAATGGATGATATTACCCAAAAGGGAGAGGTGAGAGACTACACTCAAGTAATGGCTAATGGTGCGATACCAGCATTATGTGGACTGTGGTATCACATAAACCCATCAGATTCTTTGTTAATTGCCTTTGTTGTTTCTATTGCTGCAGCAAATGCAGATACATGGGCTTCTGAAATAGGAAGTCTAAGCAAAAAAGCTCCGATTCACATATTGACTCTCAGATCTGTAGAAGCCGGGACATCAGGGGCTATATCTGTGTTGGGCTTAATTGCCTCCTTACTAGGTTCATTCCTTATTAGCATTATGGCAATATTCCTCTTTGAAGGGATATCTATTGTGACTCTTCTAGTGATTTTACTAGCAGGCTTTATGGGTTCAATTTTTGATACCATAATTGGTGCCACTATACAGGCGAAATACTGTTGCCGACACTGTCAAATAATTACTGAAAAGGTTACACATTGTCAAGCACCAACAAGTATCAATAGTGGAGTGCGTTATATTAATAATGAAGTAACTAATTTTTCATCAATCTTGTTAGCATCAATCTTAGGGGGCACCTTTACATTTCTATTTTAA
- a CDS encoding endolytic transglycosylase MltG: MSKGFLQGLAVGILITTALLTVAFYTIEGEDTKSPKQVLNEEVIANFLNENNQTIITDKEYDRLKQLEEEHQELTHSLEEADKQEPAETQTEESETANKEVIFLLSIQQGMTVPEITERLEEMKIIEDRTQLATYLKDQGWEGSIQVGEFELSSAMSVEEIARVITKNP, translated from the coding sequence ATGAGCAAAGGGTTTTTACAAGGATTAGCTGTTGGCATTCTTATTACTACTGCACTACTCACTGTTGCATTTTATACAATAGAGGGAGAAGACACCAAATCTCCAAAACAAGTGTTAAATGAAGAAGTTATAGCTAATTTTTTAAATGAAAACAATCAAACCATCATCACCGATAAAGAGTATGATCGTTTAAAACAACTAGAAGAGGAACATCAAGAGCTTACTCATAGCCTTGAAGAGGCTGATAAGCAAGAACCTGCTGAGACTCAAACAGAAGAGAGCGAAACAGCCAATAAAGAGGTTATTTTTTTATTAAGCATTCAACAAGGAATGACAGTTCCGGAGATTACGGAAAGGCTAGAAGAAATGAAGATTATCGAAGATCGCACTCAACTTGCAACTTATCTTAAGGATCAAGGCTGGGAAGGCTCGATTCAAGTTGGGGAATTTGAATTATCAAGTGCAATGAGTGTAGAGGAAATAGCTCGAGTTATTACAAAAAATCCTTAG
- a CDS encoding DUF4912 domain-containing protein, whose protein sequence is MISEIIKLRNEGMSFREIAKELNSTVGKVHYQWIKHEKDEPSGNESPVQSPLTSNDFLPSSYNQDRMHVLVKNSSTIYVYWEISDIKLSFLQHTFKKGYSQLPKFIKIYDVTSVIFNGSNAHRQCEISLPEMTNNWFVSDLEPNRTYVAEYGVKTDHGNFFTVLRSNPIDTPRNSPEQVGLFTQNVHQWKTGSQSSPGWLEQFSTYSYYEKVK, encoded by the coding sequence GTGATTAGTGAAATTATCAAGCTAAGAAATGAAGGAATGAGCTTTCGAGAAATAGCTAAGGAATTGAACTCAACAGTTGGAAAAGTACATTATCAATGGATCAAACATGAAAAAGATGAACCAAGTGGCAATGAGAGTCCTGTTCAAAGTCCTTTAACATCTAATGATTTTTTACCGTCTTCATATAATCAAGACAGAATGCATGTATTGGTTAAAAACAGTTCAACTATTTATGTTTACTGGGAGATTTCTGATATAAAGCTAAGCTTTCTTCAACATACCTTTAAAAAGGGCTACAGCCAACTTCCGAAGTTTATAAAAATCTATGATGTAACGTCTGTTATTTTCAATGGTTCAAACGCGCATCGCCAATGTGAGATATCTTTGCCGGAAATGACGAACAATTGGTTCGTTTCAGATTTAGAACCAAACCGCACGTATGTTGCAGAATATGGTGTCAAAACAGATCACGGAAATTTCTTTACTGTGCTTCGCTCCAATCCAATTGACACCCCTCGTAATTCTCCAGAGCAAGTTGGATTGTTTACCCAAAATGTCCATCAGTGGAAAACAGGTTCTCAATCATCTCCAGGTTGGCTGGAACAGTTTTCAACCTATTCCTATTATGAAAAAGTGAAGTAG
- the phoU gene encoding phosphate signaling complex protein PhoU, with amino-acid sequence MTVRERFQFDLDKLTEKLLELGRLTEQAHETAMTALLEQDIEKALLVIENDNRIDKLEEEINDFAILLIAKQAPVAVDLRRVIVAIKMATDIERMADHAVNIAKSTIRIGSEKLIKPLEDIPRMHRQAMEMLRDSLKAYAEQDLLLAKKISELDDKVDDLYGVITKELLSMMPKHPEAIAQITQLAFVARYIERTADHATNISENIFYLVKGQHYDLNA; translated from the coding sequence TTGACAGTACGTGAACGATTTCAATTTGATTTAGATAAGTTAACAGAAAAGCTTTTAGAGCTAGGTAGACTTACTGAACAGGCTCATGAAACAGCAATGACTGCTCTTCTAGAACAAGATATTGAAAAAGCATTATTGGTGATTGAGAACGACAATAGAATCGACAAGCTTGAAGAGGAAATTAATGATTTCGCTATACTTCTAATTGCAAAACAGGCTCCAGTTGCTGTAGATTTACGTAGAGTAATTGTTGCAATCAAAATGGCAACGGACATTGAAAGAATGGCAGATCATGCAGTAAACATTGCGAAGTCAACGATTAGAATTGGCTCTGAAAAATTAATAAAGCCATTAGAGGACATTCCTAGAATGCACCGTCAAGCCATGGAAATGCTTAGAGATTCGTTAAAAGCATACGCTGAACAAGATTTACTTTTAGCGAAGAAAATTTCTGAATTAGATGATAAAGTGGACGATTTGTATGGTGTGATTACCAAAGAATTACTTTCTATGATGCCGAAACATCCAGAGGCAATTGCTCAAATCACACAGCTTGCTTTTGTGGCTAGATACATTGAACGTACAGCCGATCACGCAACCAATATATCGGAAAATATTTTCTACCTAGTAAAGGGTCAGCATTACGATTTAAATGCGTAA
- a CDS encoding YqgQ family protein gives MKTIYDVQKLLIKYGTLIYIGDRLADLEMMEEELRELYDSKLLDVHEYKVGLLIVKQATELEKEKRRRNEKND, from the coding sequence TTGAAGACAATATACGATGTACAGAAACTATTAATTAAGTATGGTACGCTCATTTATATTGGTGACCGTCTAGCTGACCTTGAAATGATGGAAGAAGAGCTTAGAGAATTATATGATTCTAAGCTTTTAGATGTTCATGAATATAAAGTAGGGTTATTAATTGTAAAACAAGCAACAGAGCTTGAAAAAGAGAAGAGAAGAAGGAATGAGAAGAATGACTAA
- a CDS encoding 1,4-alpha-glucan branching protein domain-containing protein, producing MSYMYVNMILHAHLPYVRHREANRLEERWLYEAITETYIPLLWNLEEGMKQKFTISFSPPLLEMLSDPLIQRRYLHHLDKTDSLIQKEIAHAKNEQELVLSRFYEERFRKIRETFLNYSQNIILGFKHFFELGQIECITSSATHTFLPYLKTEQGLHMQVKHGITCFEKHFGRKPRGLWLPECAYSPGLDKRLFLEGIQYTFVDEHAITNADPTPTHGVGAPVYSPHGVALFARNQALSNYIWSSSYGYPGDQGYREFYRDIAYDREWDYISPYIHPEGIRIDSGLKYHRITGQTEFKELYNPDIAEDRVKTHAHHFRTILKEQLDRFGNQSFPPHIATLPFDAELFGHWWFEGPAWLKELLSYSLHQIEAITPNEFLDRHFKDLETCHISFATWGRDGYGDVWLNEKNEWMYRQYHWMEKKLIELMATVENGDDLKNKTIKQLARDWMLATSSDWAFILDNESASDYATKRCMEHINRFTFLVEKMENNEVSEELLMNLESDYPFLKEIDLSPLKSQHDLYVAQQQKATSSRKVLMLTWEYPPRIVGGLARHVYELSKSIAKQGYDVYVITAKDNDSPFYEFSEGVHIYRVDTYQQENDDFIHWIDSLNLSLVEQALELSKKISFDFIHAHDWLVEGAAVTLKKAIDAPLIATIHATEHGRNQGIFTSLQENIHNREISLMEQASTVLVCSEYMKSEVTKLDSRLEEKVRVIPNGVDLSYFHCPVEIDHNLSEYISSEDHIVFSIGRIVPEKGFQTLIEAVPHVLKNHSNVKFIIGGTGPLEKKYHDLIKAKNLGQYIQLIGFVNDEERNQLLTNCDVAVFPSLYEPFGIAALEAMIAKKPIVVSNTGGLTSFVKNGITGLTVTPGSPEELAKAISVLLSNRPLAMKMAHKGQQLALNEYNWDTVGQRTIRHYEHLLELQTSIGS from the coding sequence ATGAGCTACATGTATGTTAATATGATTCTTCATGCCCATTTACCTTATGTAAGGCACAGGGAAGCAAATCGTCTAGAAGAAAGATGGTTGTATGAAGCGATTACTGAAACTTATATTCCGTTGTTGTGGAATTTAGAAGAAGGAATGAAACAAAAATTTACGATTTCATTTTCTCCGCCCCTTCTAGAGATGCTATCAGATCCATTAATTCAAAGAAGATATTTGCACCATTTGGATAAGACAGACTCTTTGATTCAAAAGGAGATTGCTCATGCAAAAAATGAGCAGGAATTAGTACTATCTCGTTTTTACGAAGAAAGGTTCCGAAAGATTAGAGAGACATTTCTAAATTATAGCCAGAATATTATTTTAGGGTTTAAGCACTTCTTTGAGCTTGGACAAATTGAATGCATAACATCTTCAGCTACTCATACGTTTCTTCCATATCTTAAAACTGAGCAAGGCTTACATATGCAAGTTAAACATGGAATCACTTGCTTTGAAAAACATTTTGGTAGAAAGCCTAGGGGATTATGGTTACCTGAATGTGCCTATTCACCAGGTCTAGATAAGCGATTATTTTTGGAGGGCATACAATATACCTTCGTTGATGAGCATGCTATTACAAATGCAGATCCAACGCCAACACATGGTGTGGGTGCTCCAGTGTATTCTCCACATGGTGTTGCGCTTTTTGCAAGAAATCAAGCTTTATCAAATTATATTTGGAGCTCCTCTTATGGGTATCCAGGTGATCAAGGTTATCGAGAGTTTTATCGTGACATCGCTTATGATCGTGAATGGGATTATATTAGCCCTTACATTCATCCTGAAGGTATTCGAATTGATTCAGGATTAAAATATCATCGAATTACTGGACAGACGGAGTTTAAGGAGCTTTACAACCCAGACATTGCAGAGGATAGAGTTAAAACCCATGCGCATCATTTTCGAACTATTTTAAAAGAACAGCTAGATCGTTTTGGGAACCAAAGCTTTCCACCACATATCGCAACGCTACCTTTTGATGCAGAATTATTTGGACACTGGTGGTTTGAGGGGCCAGCTTGGTTAAAGGAGCTGCTTTCTTATTCATTACATCAAATTGAAGCAATCACACCCAATGAGTTTTTAGATCGCCATTTTAAGGATCTCGAAACCTGCCATATTTCCTTTGCTACGTGGGGGCGTGACGGGTATGGTGATGTTTGGTTAAATGAAAAAAATGAATGGATGTATCGACAATACCATTGGATGGAAAAGAAGCTCATAGAATTAATGGCAACTGTTGAAAATGGCGATGATCTCAAAAATAAGACGATTAAACAGTTGGCGAGAGATTGGATGCTTGCCACAAGTAGTGATTGGGCATTTATTCTTGATAATGAAAGTGCAAGTGATTATGCAACTAAAAGATGTATGGAACATATAAACCGATTCACTTTTTTAGTAGAAAAAATGGAGAATAATGAGGTATCAGAAGAACTTCTAATGAACTTAGAGTCTGATTATCCTTTCCTAAAGGAAATTGATTTAAGTCCTCTTAAGTCTCAGCATGACTTATATGTGGCTCAGCAACAGAAAGCTACGTCATCTCGTAAAGTCTTGATGCTAACTTGGGAATATCCACCTAGAATAGTTGGTGGACTTGCTAGACATGTATATGAGTTATCAAAATCAATAGCAAAACAAGGTTATGATGTTTACGTTATTACAGCAAAGGATAATGACAGTCCTTTTTATGAGTTTTCGGAAGGGGTTCATATCTACCGAGTGGACACCTATCAACAAGAAAATGATGATTTTATACATTGGATTGATAGCCTGAACCTATCGTTAGTAGAACAAGCACTTGAGTTATCAAAAAAAATCTCGTTCGATTTTATTCATGCTCATGATTGGTTAGTGGAGGGAGCAGCTGTTACGTTAAAGAAGGCGATTGACGCTCCTTTAATAGCAACTATTCACGCCACTGAACATGGTAGAAATCAAGGGATTTTCACTTCTCTTCAAGAAAACATACATAATAGGGAGATTTCGTTAATGGAGCAGGCATCCACTGTTCTTGTATGTAGTGAATATATGAAAAGCGAAGTCACAAAACTTGATTCACGCCTAGAAGAAAAAGTAAGGGTGATCCCTAATGGTGTCGATTTGTCTTATTTCCATTGCCCAGTTGAAATCGATCATAATTTGAGCGAATATATCTCATCAGAAGATCATATTGTATTTTCGATAGGAAGAATCGTGCCGGAAAAAGGGTTCCAAACACTAATTGAGGCCGTTCCACATGTCCTAAAAAATCACTCTAATGTAAAATTTATCATTGGTGGGACAGGACCATTAGAAAAAAAGTATCATGATCTCATCAAAGCTAAAAACTTAGGTCAGTATATCCAATTAATAGGATTCGTTAATGATGAAGAGCGCAATCAGTTACTCACTAATTGTGATGTTGCTGTTTTTCCTAGTCTTTACGAACCCTTCGGTATTGCAGCATTAGAAGCGATGATTGCGAAAAAACCAATTGTTGTGTCTAACACAGGTGGCTTAACTAGTTTTGTTAAAAATGGTATTACGGGATTAACAGTTACTCCTGGATCACCAGAAGAGCTTGCTAAAGCAATTAGTGTATTACTTAGTAATCGCCCCTTAGCCATGAAGATGGCGCATAAAGGTCAACAACTTGCGTTAAATGAATATAATTGGGATACAGTTGGTCAAAGAACGATTCGTCATTATGAGCATTTGTTGGAACTTCAAACTAGCATAGGGAGCTGA
- the rpmG gene encoding 50S ribosomal protein L33 — MRVTVTLACTETGDRNYITKKNKRNNPERIELKKYSPRLKRVTLHRETK, encoded by the coding sequence ATGCGCGTTACTGTTACCCTAGCTTGTACAGAAACTGGCGATCGTAACTATATTACGAAGAAAAATAAGCGTAACAATCCAGAACGTATTGAGCTTAAAAAATACAGCCCAAGACTTAAGAGAGTTACTCTTCACAGAGAAACTAAGTAA